A region of Bacillus cabrialesii DNA encodes the following proteins:
- a CDS encoding acetoin reductase — protein MSKTAIVTGSAGGLGRGIAEKLCKDGFNVVLHDINEALLNETVSVFKEKHFRVIGVKGDVSKRVDQFNLVKETVEQFGCLDVFVNNAGIEAVSPFLEITEEQLNRLFQVNVNGVVFGTQAAADQFIKQKTKGKIINACSIAGHESFEMLGAYSATKHAVKSFTHSAAKELAKHNITVNAYCPGIAKTKMWDRIDEEMVKHNDDLQPGEAFEKFSSEIALKRYQTPEDVANLVSFLASDASDYITGQAILTDGGLVYR, from the coding sequence ATGTCCAAGACAGCGATAGTTACGGGTTCTGCTGGCGGATTAGGGAGAGGCATTGCAGAGAAGTTATGTAAAGATGGTTTTAATGTAGTGCTGCATGATATCAATGAAGCATTGCTGAATGAAACGGTTTCAGTTTTCAAAGAGAAACACTTTCGTGTGATTGGGGTTAAAGGTGATGTATCGAAACGTGTTGACCAATTCAATTTGGTTAAAGAAACAGTAGAGCAGTTTGGCTGTTTAGATGTTTTTGTAAACAATGCGGGTATTGAAGCAGTTTCGCCATTTTTAGAGATAACGGAAGAACAGCTGAATAGATTGTTTCAGGTTAACGTGAATGGAGTTGTCTTTGGCACTCAAGCAGCCGCTGACCAGTTCATAAAACAAAAAACAAAGGGCAAAATCATTAACGCATGCAGTATAGCGGGTCACGAGTCATTTGAAATGCTGGGCGCCTATTCAGCGACGAAGCATGCGGTAAAATCTTTTACACATTCAGCTGCTAAGGAGCTGGCGAAGCATAACATAACAGTGAATGCATATTGTCCCGGAATCGCAAAAACGAAAATGTGGGACAGAATTGATGAAGAAATGGTGAAGCACAATGATGATTTGCAGCCGGGGGAGGCTTTTGAAAAATTCTCTTCCGAAATAGCCCTTAAAAGATACCAAACACCTGAGGATGTCGCTAATTTGGTATCATTCTTAGCTTCAGATGCTTCAGATTACATTACCGGTCAAGCGATACTAACTGATGGCGGTCTAGTTTATAGATAA
- a CDS encoding polysaccharide lyase family 1 protein, whose product MKRFCLWFAMFSLLLVLLPGKALGAADFPNTSTNGLLGFAGYAKNEKGISKASTTGGKNGQIVYIQSVNDLKTHLGGSTPKILVLQNDLSASSKTTVTIGSNKTLVGSYAKKMLKNIYLTTSSGSGNVIFQNLTFEHSPQINGNNDIQLYLDSGINYWIDHVTFSGHSYSASGSDLDKLLYIGKSADYITISNSKFANHKYGLILGYPDDSQHQYDGYPHMTIANNYFENLYVRGPGLMRYGYFHVKNNYSNNFNQAITIATKAKIYSEYNYFGKGSEKGGILDDKGTGYFKDTGSYPSLNKQTSPLTSWNPGSNYSYRVQTPQYTKEFVTKYAGSQSTTLVFGY is encoded by the coding sequence ATGAAACGATTTTGTTTATGGTTCGCCATGTTCAGTTTGTTATTGGTTCTTTTGCCTGGAAAAGCGCTAGGTGCCGCCGATTTTCCAAATACCTCAACGAATGGCCTTTTAGGATTTGCCGGATATGCTAAAAATGAAAAAGGCATTTCTAAAGCGAGCACAACGGGCGGAAAAAATGGTCAGATTGTTTACATTCAAAGCGTAAATGATTTAAAAACCCATCTAGGAGGATCCACTCCGAAAATTTTAGTGCTGCAAAATGATCTTTCCGCATCTTCGAAAACAACAGTTACCATTGGCTCAAATAAAACGCTCGTAGGCTCTTACGCGAAAAAAATGCTAAAAAATATTTATTTAACAACTTCATCTGGCTCGGGAAACGTGATTTTTCAAAATCTTACCTTTGAACACAGTCCGCAGATCAACGGAAATAATGATATTCAGCTTTATTTAGATTCTGGTATCAACTATTGGATTGACCACGTCACCTTTTCAGGCCACAGCTATAGCGCAAGCGGAAGTGATTTGGACAAACTCCTGTATATCGGAAAATCAGCAGATTATATCACGATCAGCAACTCAAAATTCGCGAATCATAAATACGGTTTGATTTTGGGATACCCAGATGATTCGCAGCATCAATATGACGGCTATCCCCACATGACAATCGCCAACAATTATTTTGAGAATTTGTATGTAAGAGGCCCGGGTCTCATGAGATATGGATACTTTCATGTTAAAAACAATTACAGCAACAATTTTAACCAGGCGATTACGATTGCCACAAAAGCAAAAATATATTCCGAATATAATTACTTTGGGAAAGGCAGTGAAAAAGGCGGAATTCTTGATGACAAGGGTACTGGTTATTTCAAGGATACAGGCAGCTACCCGTCTCTCAACAAGCAAACCTCTCCACTGACATCATGGAATCCCGGATCTAATTACAGCTACCGTGTCCAAACACCGCAATATACAAAAGAATTTGTCACGAAATATGCCGGATCACAAAGTACAACTCTGGTATTTGGCTACTGA
- the hpaB gene encoding 4-hydroxyphenylacetate 3-monooxygenase, oxygenase component codes for MGIINGKEFIDRLNKLENDIWYDGEKIEGNISDHPAFKGIIKTKSSLYDLQTKDEFINEMTYRHSGDHDRIGLSYLQPKTKHDLRKRRKMIEEWAKHTHGMMGRSPDYMNTAMMSFASSAELFRNEEKCFPEHIIDVYKQAAKHDLSFTHTFITPQVNRSQSYLGLSEKPISAKVIDRTEKGLIIQGARLLATQGGLTDEILVFSAPKFFFEMDEAFAFSIPSNTKGVKFITRESFVLSESAFNHPLSSRYEEMDSIVVFDHVLVPWNRVFFYDNVEAANDFMTKSSFHAFTFHQVVIRQMVKIEFLLGVAQLLVDTINVSEYQHIQEKLSEIIVGLETIKALIDKSENDAQLDEFGYMRPSLIPLQVISTIIPALYPRFTEIIQLIGASGMVTLPTENAFDSEIREDLDQYLQATNTNAEDRVKIFRLAWDLTMSSFGTRQTHYERYFFGDPIRISSRLYTSYPMQQQVNMVKTFLHGDADH; via the coding sequence ATGGGGATCATCAATGGAAAAGAATTCATTGACCGATTGAATAAACTAGAAAACGACATATGGTATGATGGCGAAAAAATAGAGGGTAACATTTCTGATCATCCTGCATTTAAAGGAATAATCAAAACGAAAAGCTCGCTTTATGATTTGCAAACAAAGGATGAGTTCATCAATGAAATGACTTATCGCCATTCTGGAGATCATGATCGAATCGGCCTTTCCTACCTCCAGCCTAAAACCAAGCATGATTTGCGAAAAAGAAGAAAGATGATTGAAGAATGGGCTAAACACACTCACGGGATGATGGGGAGAAGTCCGGATTATATGAATACGGCCATGATGAGCTTTGCATCGTCAGCAGAGCTTTTTAGAAATGAAGAGAAATGCTTTCCGGAACATATAATAGACGTGTATAAGCAAGCTGCTAAGCATGACCTTTCCTTTACCCATACGTTCATTACTCCCCAAGTAAACCGGTCACAGTCATATTTGGGGCTTAGCGAAAAGCCGATATCAGCTAAAGTCATCGATAGAACCGAAAAAGGCTTAATTATACAAGGCGCACGTCTGCTTGCAACTCAAGGCGGGCTAACGGATGAAATCTTGGTTTTTTCGGCACCTAAATTTTTCTTTGAAATGGATGAAGCTTTTGCATTCTCGATTCCCTCAAACACAAAAGGCGTTAAATTCATCACAAGAGAATCGTTTGTATTAAGCGAATCTGCCTTTAATCATCCCTTAAGCTCAAGGTATGAAGAAATGGATTCAATCGTCGTTTTTGATCACGTGCTGGTACCATGGAATCGTGTGTTTTTTTACGATAACGTTGAAGCGGCTAATGATTTTATGACGAAAAGCTCTTTTCATGCCTTTACCTTTCATCAGGTCGTCATTAGGCAAATGGTCAAAATTGAATTTCTATTAGGGGTTGCACAGCTTCTGGTCGACACCATTAATGTTTCTGAATATCAGCATATACAAGAAAAGCTCTCTGAAATCATTGTCGGATTGGAGACAATCAAAGCACTCATTGACAAATCAGAAAATGACGCTCAATTAGATGAATTCGGCTATATGCGTCCCAGTTTAATTCCTCTTCAAGTCATCAGTACAATCATTCCTGCTCTATATCCTCGTTTTACTGAAATCATTCAGTTAATTGGCGCTAGCGGAATGGTGACGCTGCCGACAGAAAATGCGTTTGATTCAGAGATACGGGAAGACCTTGACCAATACCTTCAAGCAACCAATACAAATGCTGAGGACCGCGTGAAAATTTTCCGCTTAGCGTGGGATTTAACGATGAGTTCATTTGGAACAAGGCAAACTCACTACGAAAGATACTTTTTCGGAGATCCAATTCGGATTTCAAGCAGGCTGTATACCAGCTATCCAATGCAGCAGCAAGTGAACATGGTTAAAACATTTCTGCATGGAGATGCTGATCATTGA
- a CDS encoding YoaK family protein has protein sequence MTAAAYRNTLLSLLCLTAGIVDVIGYLSLGHVFTANMTGNIVLLGLAIGKSLQVTVFNSLTALIGFICGVVISTLLVGKAENTLWPSAVTKALALEAFILLVFACLSFYSAFVPVYILIILLSISMGIQTIAAKKLGIAGISSTVLTGTLASLLEDVSGRLFFKKQKKTFLRDSVLRALAIILYCVGAIIVALAEPEFYNVIIWVPIVLIFGIMMTAKLKLSGEK, from the coding sequence TTGACTGCAGCAGCTTATCGAAACACCTTGCTTTCACTTTTATGTTTAACAGCTGGAATTGTGGATGTAATCGGGTATTTAAGCCTGGGACACGTGTTCACAGCTAATATGACTGGAAACATTGTATTATTGGGGTTAGCTATCGGAAAATCCCTTCAGGTCACTGTTTTTAATTCTTTGACTGCGCTAATCGGATTTATATGCGGGGTGGTCATTTCAACACTGCTGGTCGGAAAGGCAGAAAATACTCTTTGGCCTTCTGCTGTGACAAAAGCGCTTGCACTTGAAGCATTCATTTTGTTGGTCTTTGCTTGTCTATCTTTTTATTCGGCTTTTGTTCCTGTATACATCCTTATTATTCTCTTGAGCATTTCCATGGGGATTCAAACAATAGCAGCCAAAAAGCTGGGGATCGCAGGTATTTCTTCTACTGTGTTGACTGGAACATTGGCTTCTCTTTTAGAGGATGTGTCCGGCCGTTTGTTTTTTAAGAAGCAGAAGAAGACATTCTTAAGAGATTCGGTGTTAAGAGCGCTGGCTATTATCTTATATTGTGTAGGGGCTATTATTGTAGCTTTAGCTGAGCCTGAATTTTACAACGTTATCATTTGGGTTCCGATCGTGCTGATATTTGGCATCATGATGACAGCTAAGCTGAAACTGAGCGGAGAAAAATAA
- a CDS encoding expansin EXLX1 family cellulose-binding protein, with protein sequence MKKKISAIVGVFFLMILCFSPQASAAYDDLHEGYATYTGSGYSGGAFLLDPIPSDMEITAINPADLNYGGVKAALAGSYLEVQGPKGKTIVYVTDLYPEGARGALDLSPNAFRKIGNMEDGKINIKWRVVKAPITGNFTYRIKEGSSRWWAAIQVRNHKYPVMKMEYAKDGKWINMEKMDYNHFVSTNVGTGSLTVRITDIRGKVVKDTIPQLPESGTSNAYTVPGHVQFPE encoded by the coding sequence ATGAAAAAGAAAATCAGTGCAATTGTTGGTGTGTTTTTTTTGATGATTCTTTGTTTTTCACCGCAAGCTTCGGCAGCATATGACGATCTGCACGAAGGCTATGCAACGTATACAGGGTCAGGTTATTCAGGAGGGGCTTTCCTGCTGGATCCCATTCCCTCCGATATGGAGATTACTGCAATCAATCCGGCAGATCTCAATTACGGGGGAGTGAAAGCGGCACTCGCAGGCTCTTATTTGGAAGTACAAGGGCCAAAAGGAAAAACAATTGTTTACGTTACCGATCTGTATCCTGAAGGCGCCCGGGGAGCTCTTGACCTGTCACCTAATGCCTTCCGAAAAATCGGCAATATGGAAGATGGAAAAATCAATATTAAATGGCGTGTTGTCAAAGCCCCGATCACCGGCAATTTCACGTACCGGATCAAAGAAGGCAGCAGCAGGTGGTGGGCTGCAATTCAAGTCAGAAATCACAAATATCCTGTTATGAAAATGGAATATGCTAAAGACGGCAAGTGGATCAATATGGAGAAAATGGACTATAACCATTTTGTCAGCACGAATGTAGGGACAGGCTCTCTCACAGTCAGAATCACTGACATCCGCGGAAAAGTTGTGAAAGACACCATCCCGCAGCTGCCTGAAAGCGGAACATCCAATGCATATACAGTGCCGGGGCATGTACAATTCCCCGAATAA